ACGTTGGCGCAGCCCGCGTCCGCGTCGCCGAGCAGCTTGGTGCGCGGTGCCACCAGGATGAACGGCGCCACCGTCCCGTTCCGCATGAGCGGCTCCAGCCGCTCGGTGACGCGCAGCCCGGCGAACCAGGACGCCGGGGTGCCCGGGTAGCCGGAGATCAGCTCCACCACCGGGAACCTGACGTCCCGGTAGGCCGGGTCGTCGTACTGCGGCGGCAGCCACACGTACACCTCGGCGGTCACACCCGAGACCTGGCCCTTGAGCAGTGTGGTGCGGACCCGCGCGTCGGGGACCGCGCTGGCCGGGCGGAACGTCTGCGTGGTCTTCGGCAGGTCGGCGATCCGGCGGCCGCCGAGGCCGTCCGGGCCCAGGTCCGGGGCGGCGGCGATGTGGTCCTCGCGGCCGAGGAGGTCGTCCCAGTCGGTGAACAGGCCGTTGGCGTTGTTGACCGCGACGAAGACCAGCAGGATCGCCGTCATCTGGGCGAACCCCACCATCGCCAGCCGCGCCAGACCCCGGACGAGGAGCGGCCCCCGCACCCGGCCCCACAGCGCGAGGGGCAACACGACCGCGAGGACGGCGAGCACGATCGCCGTCACGAAGAAGGGAGTACCCGTCAGGCTCATCACGGCCAGTAGGAGGGCCCGAAGGCCTTTCGGGTTGCCGCGCTTCGCGGCGGTCACACCACAAAGCGCCGCGCCGCGACGGGCCCGCGCCACCGCGGCCGCACCCACCCCACGGACGCACCACCCCACGGCCCTCGCCTCCACTGCCGCCCTCCCGGCGGCCGCGCCCCCGGCGGTCGCACCGAGCGGGCGCTACCTGTCAGGCGGCGGGGCAGACCAGGTGGCGGGCTGGTAGGGCCCGTGGCGGGTCAGACCAGGCGGCGGGCCGTGGCCCAGCGGGTCAGCTCGTGACGGTTCGACAACTGGAGCTTGCGCAGCACCGCCGAGACGTGCGACTCCACCGTCTTCACCGAGATGAACAGCTGCTTCCCGATCTCCTTGTACGCGTAGCCGCGCGCGATGAGCCGCAGCACCTCCCGCTCCCGCTGCGTGAGCCGGTCCAGGTCCTCGTCCACGGGCGGCGCGTCCGTGGACGCGAACGCGTCCAGCACGAAACCGGCCAGGCGGGGCGAGAACACCGCGTCACCCTCCTGCACCCGGAAGATCGAGTCGATCAGGTCCCTGCCCGTGATGGTCTTGGTGACGTACCCGCGCGCACCGCCCCGGATGACGCCGATGACGTCCTCCGCCGCGTCCGACACGGACAGCGCCAGGAACCGCACCGGGTTCTCCCCGGCCGCCGCCAGCGGCGCGCAGCGGCGCAGCACCTCCACCCCGCCGCCGCCGGGCAGGTGCACATCGAGGAGGACCACCTCGGGGCGTGTCGCGTGGATGACGGTCACCGCCTGGTCCACGTCGGCGGCCTCGCCGACGACCTCCACCCCGGTCTCGTCCGTACGCCCGATCTCCGCCTGCACGCCCGCGCGGAACATCCGGTGGTCGTCGACGAGCACCACCCGCACCCGCCGCTCCGCCGCCTCCCCGGCCGCCTGCCCCTGCTCCGCCGCCTCCCCGGCCGCCTGTCCCTGCTCCGCCGTCTCTCCGGCCGCCTGTCCGTTCTCGGCCGACCCCCCGGCCGCCTGTCCGCCCACCGTCGTCATCCGTCCGCCTCCTCCGACCTGTCCATTTCCAGCTCCACCTCGGTGCCCTCGCCCGGCGCCGACCGTACGCGCGCGGTGCCGCCGTAGCGCCGCATCCGGCCGATGATCGACTCGCGTACGCCCATCCGGTCGTCGGGCACCGCGTGGAGGTCGAAGCCCGGCCCCCGGTCCCGTACGGACACGAAGACCGTACGGCCCTCCACCTCCGCGTAGACCTGCACGGCGCCGCCCCCGCCACCGTACTTGGCGGCGTTGACCATCGCCTCGCGCGCGGCCTGCATCTGCGCGGCCAGCCCCTCGTCGAGCGGGCAGTCCCCGACGACCACGACCTCCAGCGGGACGCCGTGCTTGTCCTCGACCTCGGCGGCGGCCTTGCGGACGGCGTCGGCGAGCGTGTCCGGCTCGTCCGCCTCGTCCTTGCCGGTACCCTCGGGCCGGTACAGCCAGTTCCTCAACTCCCGTTCCTGGGCGCGGGCGAGCCGGCGGACCTCGGAGGGGTCGTCGGCGTTGCGCTGTATCAGCGTCAGCGTGTGCAGCACCGAGTCGTGGACGTGCGCGGCGACCTCGGCCCGCTCCTGCGCGCGGATGCGCATGGTCCGCTCCTCGGTCAGGTCCTGCGACATCCGTACGAGCCACGGCCCGGCGAGCAGGGCCATGCCCGCCAGCACCGCTATCGCCGCCGTCAGCGCCGTGCCGAGCTGGGCGACGGAGCCGCGCACCAGCAGGAACACCGTGAGGCCCATGCCGACGAGCGCCACCCCGGCCAGGCCCCGCGCCAGTTGGAACAGGCGCTTGCGGCGGCCGGAGTCGGTCCACTGGGCGCGGCGGGCGTTGTCCACCTGCCGCCACACGAGGACCACGCCGACGCCGACGAGGAGGGTGGGCCACACATAGCGGTTGGCGTCGCCGCCCAGGTCGGCCGTCCCGGCGAACACGGCCGCGCCCACGAGCAGCGCGATCAGCGCGACGACCTGCCCCCGGTCGGGCTTGCGGAGGCGCCGTCGCCCGTCGGATGTCGTCTCGAACAGCGTCCTCGCCTCTTGGGAACGGCCGCCGACGCCGAGCGGGACGGCGATCCAGAACGCCGCGTACAACAGGACGCCGAGCGGGCCGTGCGCCAGGAACAGCCCGAGGAACGCGAGCCGTACCCATACGACGGGAAGCCCGAGGTGTCCGGCCAGGCCGCGCGCGACACCACCGAGCATCCGGCCGTCGGCGCTGCGGTACAGCTTGCGCACGGGCGGATCGTCGGTCGTCTCGGGCATGCGAGCGGTGACTGGCATGGAGCGATCGTCACACGCCGCGACCGCCGGGACATCAGGGTCGATCCCTGAACCGGCCCTGAGAAGGCCCTGACCGGCCCCGAGGCACCACCCCCGCCCGCGACCGCGCCGGACCGCCTCGCACCGTCCGCGACCCTTCAGGGTGGGGCGGCGGAATATCAGGGACGGGCCAGGGTCGTGGCGGGTGCCGTCGCGGGCCGCGGCCGGTCACCATGGTCGTATGACGAGCGCTACGCCCACCCCACCGGAGGCGCCCGAGGCCACGCCCCACCTGCCGCCGCCCCCTCCGCCGCCCCTGCGCCGCACGCCGCGGCAGAAGGTGGTGGCCGGGGTGTGCGGGGGCCTGGGGCGGCACTTCGACCTGGACCCGGTGGTGTTCCGCGTCGCGACGGGGGTGCTCGCCGCGGCCGGTGGCATCGGCCTGGTCTTCTACGGTTTCGCCTGGCTGTGCCTCCCCGCCGAGGGCGAGGAGGAGAACGAGGCGCGGCGGCTGCTCACCGGACGTGTCGAGGGCTCGTCGCTGGTGGCCGTGCTGATGGCGCTGGTCGGCTGCGGGCTGTTCCTGTCGATGGTGGGCGGCAACGGCGGGATGATCGGTTTCGCGATCCTCCTCGTGTGCGCGGTGAGCGGCGCGGCCGTCTGGTCGGAGCGGCGACGGCACGCCGCGCCCCGGGAGCGGGCGGAGGCCGACGCGGTGCACACGGCGGGTCCGGACGCCCCGCCGGAGACCAAGGCGCCGCCACCACCGGACTCCCCGTCCTGGTGGCGGGACCGGATCGTCAAGGACGGCTCGACCGGGCCCGTTCCTGTCGGCTACGTGTGGGGTCCCCCCGAGGGAGCGCCGCCCGGGACGGTGAACCGGCACGTGCCGTGGGGTCTGCCACCGGCCTCGGCCGCCCCGGCTTCCCCGTCCGCCCCCGCTCCCCCGGTCCCGGACGCCGCCCCGGCCGCTGTGGCGCGCGGGCCCCGGTCCATCGGCGGTGCCGTCCTGTTCCTCGCGGTGGTGGCGGGGTGCATAGGCACCACGGCCGCCTGGGGCGGGCATCCGCTCGGCGTGAGCCTCCAGTACGGGCTCGTGCCGGCGCTCGCGGTGTTCGCCATGGGTCTGGCCGTCAGTTCGTTCCTGGGGCGCACCGGCTCCGGGACGATTCTCATGACCGTGGTGACGGCGCTGCTGCTGGCCGCCGCGTCGGCGGTGCCGCAGCAGATCGGCACGGTGTGGACCCGTACGGAATGGTCCCCCGCGTCCCTGGCGGACGTGCGGCCGCGCTACACGGTGGACTCGGGTGTCGGGACGCTCGACCTGGCGCGCCTGGACGTGCCGCCCGGCCGGACGGTGCGGGTGGCCGCCGAGGCGGGGGCGGGCCGGATCGTCGTGACCGTGCCCGCCGACGTGACCGTTCACGTCCGCGCGCGGACGGGCCTCGGGGACGTGCGGCTCCCGGCCGTGCCCGCCGCGGACTCGGACCCCACGGGGCAGGAGCGCGGCGGGGACCTGGGGCTGGCGGCCGACCGGGACGTCACCCGGACCGTCCCGCCGCTCGCGGGTGTCCGGCCGGGCGGCACGGTGGAGCTGGATCTGCGGATCGTCGTCGGACAGGTGGAGGTGGCCCGTGCGGTGTCATGAGTTCCGCCCCGGGCGGCTGGTCGCCGGGGTGACGGGCCTGGCCGTCGCGATCGTGTACGCGGGTGACGCGGCGGGCTCCTGGGACGCCGCCTGGTACACGGCGGTCGCCATCCTGTTCTGCGGGATGGCGCTGGCCGCGCTGGCCGCCTGGGGCGGCTACCGGGTTCGGCGGCGGCGTGCCGCGAGGGCCGCGTCGGCTGACAGCACCGGCGCCCCGGCCAGTACGAGCGGCAGCCACGCCATCAGATAGGCCAGGTCGTTGCCGTAGTAGTAGGGGGCGCTCTGCCAGCTGACCGTGAGCCACAGGCTCAGCGAGATCAGCGCGCCGCCCGCCGCGGCGACCCGCGCCAGCAGCCCGGCGAGCGTGCCGAGCCCCACGGCGACCTCGCCCACCCCGATGGCGTACCCGAACAGGACGGGGTCGCGCAGCGCCAGGTCCACCAGCCACGGCACGGCCGAGCCGTCCCGTACGGACCGCATCACCTCGCCGAGGGAGCCCGTCCCGGACGCGGCCAGGAACCGGGCGTCCGTCAGCTTGTCCAGCCCCGCGTAGACGAACGTCACACCGAGGAAGAGACGCAGCGGCAACAACGCGTACCGCGACGCGACCGCCCGCCACCGCCGGTGCGGGCCGCCCGCGTCGCCCCCGCGCCCCGCGCCCGTACGGCCCCCGGCCCCACCCGCACGGGCCGCGAATCCGCGACGCCCACCCGCTTCCGCGCGGTCCATCTCCGCACCGGCACCCGCACCGGTCCCGAGACCACGGCCCCCGGACCCGGCGCCCGCGCCCGTACCGCCTCCGGACCCAGGGCCCCGACCCGTGCCGCCCCCGGACCCGCGATGGCCGCCCGCGCGGCCTCCGCCCGTACTCGCCACGAAGCCACCGCCCGGCCCCGCACCCGTACCGCCGCCGAAGCCGCCCGCCGCCCCGGTGCTCCCGTCGAACCGGGGTCCGCGCTCGCCGCTCGCCCTCCGCCAGTGGGGCGCGGTTCTGTCGTGGTCGTTCGCCGTGTGGGCCATGTCCTCACCCTCCTCGGTGCGCCGCCCGCCGCGGGCGGCCCGTCCTCGGCAGTACGGGACGGGGGGTGGTGCGGTTCACCCTCGGACCACCATGCCCCGGAAAGCGGCGGAGCCGCCGCCCACGGCTGTGGGCGGCGGCTCCGCGAAGGGCTGGGGTCACCCGGGGGTCACTCCCACTCGATGGTGCCCGGCGGCTTGCTGGTGACGTCGAGGACGACGCGGTTGACGTCCTTGACCTCGTTGGTGATCCGCGTCGAGATGCGGGCCAGCACGTCGTACGGCATGCGCGTCCAGTCCGCCGTCATGGCGTCCTCGGACGACACGGGGCGCAGCACGATCGGGTGGCCGTACGTGCGGCCGTCGCCCTGCACGCCCACGGACCGCACGTCCGCGAGCAGCACCACGGGGCACTGCCAGATGTCGCGGTCCAGACCGGCGGCGGTCAGCTCCTCGCGGGCGATCGCGTCGGCCTCGCGCAGCAGGTCCAGGCGCTCCTTGGTGACCTCGCCGACGATGCGGATGCCCAGGCCGGGGCCGGGGAACGGCTGCCGCTGGACGATCTCCTCCGGCAGGCCCAGCTCCTGGCCGACCATGCGGACCTCGTCCTTGAACAGCTTGCGCAGCGGCTCGATCAGCTTGAACTCGAGGTCCTCGGGGAGGCCGCCCACGTTGTGGTGGGACTTGATGTTGGCCGTGCCCGTGCCGCCGCCGGACTCCACCACGTCCGGGTAGAGCGTGCCCTGCACCAGGAACTCGACGGGCTGGTCGCCCGACGCCTCCGCGATGATCTCGGCCTGCGCCTGCTCGAAGACGCGGATGAACTCACGTCCGATGATCTTGCGCTTCTCCTCGGGGTCGGTGACCCCGGCGAGCGCGTCGAGGAACCGCTCCTGCGCGTCGACGACCTTCAGCTGGACGCCGGTCGCGGCGACGAAGTCCTTCTCGACCTGCTCGGTCTCGCCCTTGCGCATCAGGCCGTGGTCGACGTACACGCAGGTCAGCTGGTCGCCGATGGCGCGCTGGACGAGCGCGGCGGCCACGGCGGAGTCCACGCCGCCGGACAGGCCGCAGATGGCGCGCTTGTCGCCGACCTGCTCGCGGATGGCCGCGACCTGCTCGTCGATGACGTTCCCCGTCGTCCAGGACGGCTCGATGCCGGCGCCCCGGTAGAGGAAGTGCTCCAGGATCTGCTGGCCGTGCGTGGAGTGCATCACCTCGGGGTGGTACTGCACGCCGTACAGCTTCTTCTCGTCGTTCTCGAAGGCGGCGACCGGCACGACGTCCGTGGACGCGGTGACGGTGAAGCCCTCGGGCGCGGCGGAGCAGGCGTCGCCGTGCGACATCCACACCGACTGCTCGGCGGGCGTGCCCTCGAAGAGCGTGGAGCCGCTCTTGCTGACGTGCAGCGGCGTACGGCCGTACTCGCGGGCGCCGGTGTTGT
This genomic window from Streptomyces thermolilacinus SPC6 contains:
- a CDS encoding alpha/beta hydrolase; this translates as MTAIVLAVLAVVLPLALWGRVRGPLLVRGLARLAMVGFAQMTAILLVFVAVNNANGLFTDWDDLLGREDHIAAAPDLGPDGLGGRRIADLPKTTQTFRPASAVPDARVRTTLLKGQVSGVTAEVYVWLPPQYDDPAYRDVRFPVVELISGYPGTPASWFAGLRVTERLEPLMRNGTVAPFILVAPRTKLLGDADAGCANVPGVVNAETWVGVDVRKMVTDHFRAVTTADGWAVAGFSAGGHCAAKAALAHPDRYRYAISMSGYNDPATEPDSITAKDPALRRANNPLTLLREAPAPPRLSLLVTGDGDDGYRQGLELRAAARQPTRVEVRRATGGHRTSTWAAQVPAVFTWLTTRLEGAGAAASRLQR
- a CDS encoding LuxR C-terminal-related transcriptional regulator codes for the protein MTTVGGQAAGGSAENGQAAGETAEQGQAAGEAAEQGQAAGEAAERRVRVVLVDDHRMFRAGVQAEIGRTDETGVEVVGEAADVDQAVTVIHATRPEVVLLDVHLPGGGGVEVLRRCAPLAAAGENPVRFLALSVSDAAEDVIGVIRGGARGYVTKTITGRDLIDSIFRVQEGDAVFSPRLAGFVLDAFASTDAPPVDEDLDRLTQREREVLRLIARGYAYKEIGKQLFISVKTVESHVSAVLRKLQLSNRHELTRWATARRLV
- a CDS encoding ATP-binding protein; this encodes MPVTARMPETTDDPPVRKLYRSADGRMLGGVARGLAGHLGLPVVWVRLAFLGLFLAHGPLGVLLYAAFWIAVPLGVGGRSQEARTLFETTSDGRRRLRKPDRGQVVALIALLVGAAVFAGTADLGGDANRYVWPTLLVGVGVVLVWRQVDNARRAQWTDSGRRKRLFQLARGLAGVALVGMGLTVFLLVRGSVAQLGTALTAAIAVLAGMALLAGPWLVRMSQDLTEERTMRIRAQERAEVAAHVHDSVLHTLTLIQRNADDPSEVRRLARAQERELRNWLYRPEGTGKDEADEPDTLADAVRKAAAEVEDKHGVPLEVVVVGDCPLDEGLAAQMQAAREAMVNAAKYGGGGGAVQVYAEVEGRTVFVSVRDRGPGFDLHAVPDDRMGVRESIIGRMRRYGGTARVRSAPGEGTEVELEMDRSEEADG
- a CDS encoding PspC domain-containing protein codes for the protein MTSATPTPPEAPEATPHLPPPPPPPLRRTPRQKVVAGVCGGLGRHFDLDPVVFRVATGVLAAAGGIGLVFYGFAWLCLPAEGEEENEARRLLTGRVEGSSLVAVLMALVGCGLFLSMVGGNGGMIGFAILLVCAVSGAAVWSERRRHAAPRERAEADAVHTAGPDAPPETKAPPPPDSPSWWRDRIVKDGSTGPVPVGYVWGPPEGAPPGTVNRHVPWGLPPASAAPASPSAPAPPVPDAAPAAVARGPRSIGGAVLFLAVVAGCIGTTAAWGGHPLGVSLQYGLVPALAVFAMGLAVSSFLGRTGSGTILMTVVTALLLAAASAVPQQIGTVWTRTEWSPASLADVRPRYTVDSGVGTLDLARLDVPPGRTVRVAAEAGAGRIVVTVPADVTVHVRARTGLGDVRLPAVPAADSDPTGQERGGDLGLAADRDVTRTVPPLAGVRPGGTVELDLRIVVGQVEVARAVS
- a CDS encoding DoxX family protein, with amino-acid sequence MDRAEAGGRRGFAARAGGAGGRTGAGRGGDAGGPHRRWRAVASRYALLPLRLFLGVTFVYAGLDKLTDARFLAASGTGSLGEVMRSVRDGSAVPWLVDLALRDPVLFGYAIGVGEVAVGLGTLAGLLARVAAAGGALISLSLWLTVSWQSAPYYYGNDLAYLMAWLPLVLAGAPVLSADAALAARRRRTR
- the guaA gene encoding glutamine-hydrolyzing GMP synthase, with the translated sequence MSSATPAAASPDTNPDVVLVVDFGAQYAQLIARRVREARVYSEIVPSTMPVAEMLARNPKAIILSGGPSSVYEEGAPRLDRALFEAGVPVFGMCYGFQLMATTLGGTVDNTGAREYGRTPLHVSKSGSTLFEGTPAEQSVWMSHGDACSAAPEGFTVTASTDVVPVAAFENDEKKLYGVQYHPEVMHSTHGQQILEHFLYRGAGIEPSWTTGNVIDEQVAAIREQVGDKRAICGLSGGVDSAVAAALVQRAIGDQLTCVYVDHGLMRKGETEQVEKDFVAATGVQLKVVDAQERFLDALAGVTDPEEKRKIIGREFIRVFEQAQAEIIAEASGDQPVEFLVQGTLYPDVVESGGGTGTANIKSHHNVGGLPEDLEFKLIEPLRKLFKDEVRMVGQELGLPEEIVQRQPFPGPGLGIRIVGEVTKERLDLLREADAIAREELTAAGLDRDIWQCPVVLLADVRSVGVQGDGRTYGHPIVLRPVSSEDAMTADWTRMPYDVLARISTRITNEVKDVNRVVLDVTSKPPGTIEWE